From the Nematostella vectensis chromosome 7, jaNemVect1.1, whole genome shotgun sequence genome, the window AGTATCAGGTTTCCTCTGCTAGGAAATAAGAGATGGAGACCTGAGGCTAGCACTAACCTTAGTTCTACAGTCCCTGGTATTGTATCAGGATTCCTGTGCTTATAAATGAAACACAGGGGATCTGGGGGTGAGTCTACATACAGGGAATTTCCTGTTATTTCAGACTTCTGATAATCACAAGGTTAGAAAACCATGGATGTGGGTACTCTATTGGGATTGTAAGGCTTGGAATGGTAAGTTTGTTACAGGCTGTCAAACTGTGCCTGGGAAATACCCTAAATGCTAGAGGCTCAGAGTGAATGCCAACTTGAGACAGGATTACTTAAAAGAAAACCTTGTCAAACTAGCCTCTGGAACTTAGGTTTTTATATAGCCTTAGGTTTACTAGACAAGTGGTTAGAAAAATGGAAATATACAAAAGAGGTGGTTTTATCACTTTTGTACCGGGACCTTATGttaaaagccgcattgtcaccagtttacttccagtcgattacgtaagaatttccaatgatttttaacggaaagcacgaaaaatattccaaaatatagaaagcagtgtgtctattgaaagtttctttgaggatgtgactactaatttagagcggacggcctgttaaatatttcggattcgaatagattcttttgtcttttaacggttgaggtttccgtaggacctccggaagtaaactggtgacaatgcagctttaaggAGGGTTGTTGTTCTCTTGGTATCAATATCATAAAAGTCAAACAACACATGTAGCCCAAGGtctgtcaatgagtaattTGGACAGACTGGCTCATTGTCCGTTAGTAGAGAAAACATATGGGGTTGTTACTTTATGCTAGTATTCTtccataaaaatgtaataaattcaaTCCAACGTGATGTAGTACTTGCAGTTGTCTATTATTTCCAAGTTAAGGCGATTTGGGGCAGTTTAGAATTCCCTCTAGTGATAGAGGGAACTCTAGTGATAGAGGGAATTCTAAATTTCACCGAACAGCCCTAAAACGGCCCCAAATGCGCTTTAAATCTCTTAAACGTGGAAATAATAGACGGCTACAAGTACTTTATCACGTTGGATTGAATTTATTCCATTTTTAGGAAAGAATAATAGCATAAAGTAACAACCCTATATGTTCTCTCTATTAACGGTCAATGAGCCGGTCGGTTCAAATCGCTCGTTGACAGagattgggctacctgtgcaaACAAGGGGCAGGGCAATAATCATACCAAGACATGCGGCCTTTATACTTTATCTTTGACAATAGGAAATCAGCTTTCTGGCTTTGTGTTCCTGTTAATCTTGGAGGTAATATTAATTAACGCGAAAGATGTTTCGTCTTTAAAAGTTTATATTAAAGTGAATAGACTActtggatgtatatttgtccCGGCAAATTGGTTCATATTTTAGAGGTATAGATAAAACCCTATATATCTTACTATGGATGATATCAAAGATTCTTTATAAATAGGTAAACCCCTTATTGTTAATACAGTCTAAGCTTGTGCTTTTTttgttgtcaataaaaaaagataaccCATGTCTGCTttgacaatgttttttttttaatgtaaaatGTTAAAAGAATGGCTGTCAGATGAGTTCTGTCTTGTGCGTGTGTGTGGTTGAGTCTTTTAAAGTGCGTATTATGTACGGTGCTCGCTGTCTGTATgatgaagtctgtacagtgtccACTGTCTGTCTGGATTGTACAGTGTCCGCTTCCTGTACGGTAATGTCCGACTGTGCGGTGTCTATGTGGTGAGGTCTGAACAATGCGCGCTGTCTGtatggtgaagtctgtacagtgcgctcTGTCTGTATGGTAGCGTTTAACTAGCATTCTATCTGTATTGTTTGGTCTGTACAATACACGCTGTCTTGTGGTGAAGTtcgtacagtgcgcactgtctgtgtGGTAAATGTACAGTACACCTTGTATGTATGGAGAAATCTGTACGGTGTGCGTTGTCTGTATGGTAAAGTCTTGACAGTGCCCCTACCTGTTTGCTCAAGTCTTTTGAGTGCGCGCTGTTTGGCAGGTAAAGTACTACCGAGTGCGCACTGTTTGCTAAGTGAGATCATTGAGCGCAATCAATCTGTTTTAAGTCTACAGTGCGCACTATGATAGCGATTGTCTCATGGATGTTTTTGGCAGTAAATGTCTTTGGATATCACTGTGATTCACACTTCCCGCTtgctctgtctgtctgcccgtccgtttgtctgtctgttatTCTAATGACTTCTGCATAGTGCCTACTGCATGTTAAATGTTTCCGCGCATTGCAGATGTGCGATTAATACAATGTCAAATTTAACAATGAATTGAATTACATTTTTATGCTTTCTAACACCTGGAAACGTGCGTTTAACTCCCTTATCAAGAAAGACGAGCTtttgatttaaaagaataagaATGACTAACACCTTTTAAAATTTTCAGCCTTTATTTTCCATTTTGCAATAAATATCCACCAATAAATTAAATGGAGTATAAAAAGATACTTGCTAAAAATTAGATATCTCTTTGCCTACACAACGTATTTCTACAACCACAACAACGTGTGCCTAACTagaaaatgttaaaaattTACACCTCATTCTAATTTAGAAAATGTGCGTTTATAAATACTCTCTGTACAAATgcgtagaaaaaaaatgagcaaATTCACGGCGCTTTTAGCGTATACCGAACTCAGGCGATTAATGAAATGAAAGAGTGATGAAACAAGGCCCAATCAAAATGATTAAAATGGTGATAAGAATTTGCTCTTAAATTTCTACGCACCATaacaaaatcaaatcaaaacataacaaaaaaagGGCTTATTTACATATCTACTGTCTGCCGTCGGACTAAGCAAGGCGATTTCCCTCGTCTGTGGTCCTTCACCTCTAAAAGATTCCAATTTTTTCGCGGTTTGCTTAATCAGGGCGTGGCGCTATCCGAGCGAATATCCTACCTCTTGTTCAAAAACCACCACAAAGGTGTGATGATTTCAAACTTTTATTAAAAGATTTGCCTATAATTTGTGTTTATTCCCTAAAGAGCCCTCCCCGCCGTAAAGACACTTATTGCGAGCATAACCAAACTAGGGAAGACGGAAACCGCTGAGGACTTATCCTTGGCCGACACTACGGTCGCAGTGGAATTCACTGTGGAATTAGAGTCAGTTGTAGGAATGATCGTTGGGTCCGGAAGACCAATCTCACTTGAGCTGCACAACATCCATTTCTTGGCTATCGACTGTGGGTATCCTGATTCAGACTGGATAGAAAAATCGTCTAATCTCCAGTACTGGCCACTTTTGAAGAAATACGTTTTCTCGTTGCGCCATTTCATGATGGCGTCGACTTTGTCAGGGATGTTCTTCCATACACCGTCGACTTGTCGTGGATACCCCAGATCCATTCGGCTGTTGTACTCGTCGTAGCGCCAGTAGTAACCATCCTTGAATATGTAGGTCCGGCTGTTGCGTCCCCATACGAATATTCCATCCATTCCGCTAAGCTCCTCTGGAAGGCCGTACGCGGTGATTGGTTTGTGTTCTTCTAGTGTTGTCTGGTAATATTTCCAATAACTGGAGGAAAAAAAGAGGGAGCATCGTTAGCAAAGTCAAACTTTATACAAAGTTAATGTATCTGATTTCAGTATATATTTGAATTCAAAAGTTGTATGCATTCTACAAGTCGACCTATTGAACCTTTCGCCGGACTCAAATTTGCTGTTAGAAACGAGGCTGTTTTACAAGATGCTGTGTTAGAGGAATTTAGTTCAATCAATTATACAACAATACTCACAATCCATCCTTGAAGAAAACATAACgaccgtctttgcgagtgtAGGCGGCATCAATTGGCGTTCGCAGCTCCTTCCATTTATCGGCCACCTTGAACGGTCCCTTGCCTCCAATGAGAGAAGGGTCAGTGATAGTGAAGTAGTAATCTCCAGTGAAGGCGTATGTGACCCCGTCTTTGCCTAACAGCCACGCATCGTAACGGGGTACCTTGCACATGTCGACCGCAGGGGGGAACTTTGTAGGCGTGGTCGGTCCCGTGTAGGGTTTCACGGTCACTGGTGGGGGTTTAGTCTGACCATCctcatttttaccttttgaaGTACACAGGAGAAGTATTAGGAAATGGAATTGCTACCTAGACAGATGTGCATTAATATCATAGCCCTATTCTAGACTCACCCTCAGTCGTCCTCTATAATATGCaataggaacaaattgaaacaACGGACTTTGTCTAAGCTTTTTTTATGCTAAACTAAAATAACCACTCGTCctatttaatataaaaaaaaactggaccAAATGAGATTGAAATCATAATCATGTGgcgaagtaaaaaaaaagtaatttcaTTGGCTGACGGTCTACAGGATAAATAACGAGTATAAAAACACCCGTACCATATATGCCTTGAATAGCCATGACGTCATCCCAAGTCAGTTTTATTTTCTGCTTGTATCCCTGGTACCATGGAAACATGATGGATCCGTGCACCTCGCTGTGGTCGATCCCAAGGCTGTGACCGAACTCGTGCAGCGCCACCCAGTCCAGGTTAATGCCGGAGTCTTTCCCGGTAGTGAAATCCTCATCATCGTCGAAGTGGGCGTCACCGGAAATGCCCTCATTGTTGTGCGGGTAAAACGCATGCGCGAGAGTGCCGCCTGGACCGTCGAATGGGTAGCCGTCGCCATGGTAACCACGGACGAAATCGATGAGGATGTCGACTTTGTCATCGGGGAGGTCTGGGGAGGCTTCCCTGATCTTCAGTTTGCTGACTCCGGTCCACTGGGCAAAGGCCCACTTGTAGATGCGCTCTTGGTCGCTTTTTGGGAGATCTGATGTGTAGCCCTTGATTCTATACGTCAAGTCCTGTAACGAGGGGAGCGCGAAGGTTAGATTAAGTATCACAACCTTGTGAAAGAAAAGCTAGTAAACATGAAGATTGCGTGCCTAACTTGTCTAGAACCTTATCAAGACGAGCACCCAAATAAATAGCAATAAATTCAGAGGATCACCATTGACCAACGCCCTTCACCTCCCCTCCGCCTTCCCCTTCCAAAATTTTATACTACTCAGAAAATTACAACCTGGGATTCGAATCAGACACGTCGCTTCAACAtagaaaaatattctaaacgTGTTCGGGTCAAACAGCTTCAGACTAACTTACATTTTTCTTCCAGAATGTTCCATGCAGCTGATATCTCTTCTTTCTGCGAGCCTTATCAGCCGGACTAAAATCAGGCATGCCGCATCTTGATTTGCCCATCTGCGCGATAGTAGCGGCATCCATTACTCCTGTTTCGTTCAGCCCTGCGAATCTCTGCAGCATTCGGATGGCTTTGGTCAGCTCTTCCCTCGTGCGTAGGTGCCCCTGTCGCGGATCTTTAGGTACCAAGTATCCATACTTTGTAAGGAAATTCTAAAATGGAAGATACAGTCCCGATAAAATATTCTGCACGTTGAGCTGAATCTCCCAGGCACTCTTTAATGTGAGCAAAAAATATTCGCATACGAAAAGCATTTGAAAAGACATAGCAGATGTACCCGCCACAcccttttcaaatttaaaaataacatcaGAGGGGTACTCAAAACCCTAGGCGTAGTCTTGGACTTATAGGGTCATGACTTATCCTTGAATGATGATTACAAAAATTGGCCCAAAACACAATATAGTCATGTTAGGATCACGAGTTCGGTAAAGGGCTTACATCCCAATTTAATGCCACTTTGTTATGTACAAATTAGGTTATTCCTTGCAAACCGCGGGAGCGCGGTTAGTGTTACCGATCACGGGACTAGCAAGGACCCCGCCAAATTGGCACTCGGCCCGCGAGATCTACTCTCGTCCTTAGCAAACTCTTGTAACCAGAAACCTCATGTGACAAGGAGAATCAACATAGACATTTCCGCTATGCAATGGCCACGGAGGTCTAACCAGGACGTGATAGTAAAATACTAAACCGCTAATTAACGCCAGGCCGTCACACTGCGGGTCAAT encodes:
- the LOC5520851 gene encoding 72 kDa type IV collagenase, which translates into the protein MADSKTVLRILLAVVFLLAFCKVCVSRPVSALEQSQGMNFLTKYGYLVPKDPRQGHLRTREELTKAIRMLQRFAGLNETGVMDAATIAQMGKSRCGMPDFSPADKARRKKRYQLHGTFWKKNDLTYRIKGYTSDLPKSDQERIYKWAFAQWTGVSKLKIREASPDLPDDKVDILIDFVRGYHGDGYPFDGPGGTLAHAFYPHNNEGISGDAHFDDDEDFTTGKDSGINLDWVALHEFGHSLGIDHSEVHGSIMFPWYQGYKQKIKLTWDDVMAIQGIYGKNEDGQTKPPPVTVKPYTGPTTPTKFPPAVDMCKVPRYDAWLLGKDGVTYAFTGDYYFTITDPSLIGGKGPFKVADKWKELRTPIDAAYTRKDGRYVFFKDGFYWKYYQTTLEEHKPITAYGLPEELSGMDGIFVWGRNSRTYIFKDGYYWRYDEYNSRMDLGYPRQVDGVWKNIPDKVDAIMKWRNEKTYFFKSGQYWRLDDFSIQSESGYPQSIAKKWMLCSSSEIGLPDPTIIPTTDSNSTVNSTATVVSAKDKSSAVSVFPSLVMLAISVFTAGRAL